One window of Mucilaginibacter inviolabilis genomic DNA carries:
- a CDS encoding RagB/SusD family nutrient uptake outer membrane protein yields the protein MKKIFILILTVAIVTGCKKNLLDTSPYSSVASSNMWTTDNLTDLGVTGVYQALRLGENSGGDSGLELYMMDRFGFTGQTRSQESMLSGTITTGNGIYSSTWQNLYEGVQRSDDAIKNIPLKSPSDPAKKARYVAECKFLRAYFYLRLNQLWKGVPIYLEPFTADQATKARSSEADVWNQVVADLTDAINEPNLPSIYAAGAANYGHVTKGAAYALRGKAYLYLQKWDLAAADFAMVKSAGYALFANYTTLFKAANEQCSEMIFSIQNVAVAGGGTTGYGSTTQWFCGTRSSFGSCWNDYLVSPNLVDLYQNLDGSPFNWDSVLPGYSGMTPAQREVFFLRNNLTAAEIVAATTRGAQMSLYLPTGNEARILQAYANRDPRLAANVITPYATYNGVFGSNNATVTSRWPYRAEAALGGDLRTDTQSYFYYLYRKFVYEGNAELINRAYGPTDFPLIRYADVLLMWAEALNEQGLTADAVAKVNEVRTRAGVALLNSSAATMVAGQADLRERIRNERRVEFPNEGINYFDELRWQSWKAKVFYAGNGVKQVWGANVYTYSFQGDYIYTWPIPLVETQRNPNLKQNAGWIN from the coding sequence ATGAAGAAGATATTTATATTGATATTAACTGTAGCCATAGTAACGGGCTGCAAGAAAAACCTGCTTGATACATCGCCTTATTCTTCTGTTGCCTCATCCAATATGTGGACAACCGATAATTTAACCGATCTGGGTGTTACCGGGGTATATCAGGCATTGAGATTAGGCGAAAACTCTGGAGGCGATTCGGGTCTGGAGTTATATATGATGGATCGCTTTGGTTTTACCGGGCAAACCCGCAGCCAGGAATCCATGTTATCTGGCACCATAACTACCGGTAACGGAATTTACAGCAGTACATGGCAAAATTTGTATGAAGGTGTACAACGTTCAGATGACGCTATCAAAAATATACCACTAAAATCGCCTTCCGATCCGGCGAAAAAAGCGCGTTATGTAGCGGAGTGTAAATTTTTGCGGGCCTATTTTTACCTGCGCTTAAACCAGTTATGGAAAGGTGTACCTATTTATCTGGAGCCTTTCACTGCCGACCAGGCTACCAAAGCCCGTTCGTCTGAAGCTGATGTGTGGAATCAGGTAGTGGCCGATTTAACTGACGCTATCAATGAGCCCAACCTTCCTTCCATCTACGCGGCAGGGGCAGCCAACTATGGCCATGTTACCAAAGGCGCGGCTTACGCGCTGCGTGGCAAAGCCTATTTGTATCTGCAAAAATGGGATCTGGCTGCTGCCGATTTCGCCATGGTAAAATCGGCCGGATATGCCCTGTTTGCTAATTATACCACGCTGTTTAAGGCCGCCAATGAGCAATGCAGCGAGATGATATTTTCTATTCAGAACGTAGCCGTTGCAGGTGGCGGAACCACCGGTTATGGTTCAACCACGCAATGGTTCTGCGGTACGCGCTCCTCTTTTGGTTCCTGCTGGAATGATTACCTGGTATCGCCCAACCTGGTTGATCTTTACCAGAACCTGGATGGTTCGCCTTTTAACTGGGATTCGGTTTTGCCAGGTTATTCTGGTATGACTCCTGCCCAGCGGGAAGTGTTTTTTTTAAGAAACAATCTTACGGCTGCCGAAATAGTTGCCGCTACAACCAGGGGGGCGCAAATGAGTTTGTATTTACCAACAGGTAACGAGGCCCGCATACTACAGGCTTATGCTAACCGCGACCCTCGTTTGGCTGCCAATGTAATTACCCCATATGCTACTTATAATGGCGTATTTGGTTCAAACAATGCAACTGTAACTTCACGCTGGCCATATCGTGCCGAAGCTGCGTTGGGTGGCGATTTACGTACCGATACTCAAAGCTATTTTTATTACCTGTACCGGAAATTTGTTTACGAAGGTAACGCCGAACTCATTAACAGGGCATATGGACCTACCGATTTCCCGCTGATCAGGTATGCTGATGTGCTGCTGATGTGGGCCGAAGCTTTGAATGAACAAGGTTTAACAGCCGATGCCGTTGCCAAAGTTAACGAGGTGAGGACAAGGGCTGGTGTGGCTTTATTAAATTCAAGCGCCGCTACCATGGTGGCTGGGCAGGCCGATCTGCGCGAGCGCATCAGGAATGAGCGCCGTGTAGAGTTCCCGAACGAAGGCATCAATTATTTTGATGAGTTAAGGTGGCAATCATGGAAAGCGAAAGTGTTTTACGCAGGCAATGGTGTAAAACAAGTTTGGGGTGCCAATGTGTATACCTATTCTTTTCAGGGCGATTATATTTATACCTGGCCCATCCCGCTGGTAGAAACACAAAGAAACCCGAATCTGAAACAAAACGCCGGTTGGATAAACTAA
- a CDS encoding glycoside hydrolase family 2 protein, with translation MNKLLSGYFYLFLLLFAGTGAPSSGAVHHIAHPTHPTIAALGPPLFAFGGKRGFEKKFPHPLCGAAGERVAQRSAGGVSRLRVAITPSRQTISFNTDWKFHMAYDVRKQPETFNVTLPHTWNAQDVLSGKGSYQRESGIYEKSFTIDPAWKNKRLFLYFEGANSVATVLVNKHFVTEHKGGYTAFCVEITGFVKPGEANQVEVQVSNAARTDVLPLCGDFNVYGGIHRPVSLLVTSKDCISPLDHASPGVYLTPQSVSEQSATVNILTKLSVATIAGLQIRSDMVDAQEHVVASVTNVVSNGLTATQTISLKQPHLWNGKTDPYVYRVQVSLLKNGQLIDQVVQPLGLRYYHIDANKGFTLNGKYLDLHGVGFHEDVEGKGSALDTVDYDRDMQLIKEIGATALRLTHYPHGKYFYDLCDRSGMVVWSEIPLVGPGGYTGAGYLKNPELEQQARQVLTEMIRQNYNHPSVCFWGLFNELKLDHDDPVPFIKELNTLAKKEDPNRPTTCATFLDSDRFNEVSDLIAWNKYYGWYDGEFKQIGTWADKAHRNYPQKPVAVSEYGAGGSPFKHTENNVKPDADGRFHPEEWQTSYHEVNWLELNKRPFIWGKFVWALADFGSSIRTEGDTSGINDKGLVTYDRKVKKDAFYFYKANWNPEPMLYITDRRNEVRTQQATVIKIYSTIAHVKLRVNGAFIANGEPDGFHIIRWENVPLRKGKNKIEVSATADGKVLQDTCEWTLEDKSGITKSN, from the coding sequence ATGAATAAATTACTATCGGGATATTTTTATCTCTTTTTGCTGCTGTTTGCTGGTACGGGTGCCCCATCATCAGGTGCGGTTCATCATATCGCACATCCGACTCACCCGACCATCGCTGCGCTCGGTCCCCCTCTCTTCGCCTTCGGCGGAAAGAGGGGATTTGAAAAAAAGTTTCCCCACCCTCTATGCGGCGCAGCCGGAGAGAGGGTCGCCCAGCGAAGCGCAGGTGGGGTGAGTCGTCTGCGAGTTGCAATTACCCCCTCCCGCCAAACCATCAGCTTCAACACCGACTGGAAATTTCACATGGCCTATGATGTTCGTAAACAGCCGGAAACTTTTAATGTAACGTTGCCCCATACCTGGAATGCGCAGGATGTACTATCGGGTAAAGGTAGTTACCAAAGGGAAAGCGGTATTTATGAAAAAAGCTTTACGATTGATCCTGCATGGAAAAATAAACGCTTGTTTTTATATTTTGAAGGTGCCAATTCTGTGGCAACGGTGCTGGTAAACAAGCATTTTGTTACGGAGCATAAAGGTGGTTATACGGCCTTTTGTGTAGAGATCACAGGCTTTGTGAAACCTGGTGAAGCAAACCAGGTAGAAGTACAGGTGAGCAATGCTGCGCGAACGGATGTATTGCCGCTATGCGGCGACTTTAATGTGTATGGAGGCATCCACCGGCCGGTTTCCTTACTGGTTACCTCGAAAGATTGTATCTCGCCTTTGGATCATGCTTCGCCGGGTGTTTATCTCACACCCCAATCGGTATCTGAGCAATCGGCTACGGTGAATATTTTAACCAAGCTATCGGTAGCAACTATAGCAGGGTTACAGATCAGGTCGGACATGGTTGATGCGCAGGAGCATGTTGTTGCTTCGGTTACCAATGTTGTAAGTAATGGCCTGACTGCTACACAAACCATCAGCCTGAAACAACCGCATTTATGGAACGGAAAGACAGATCCTTATGTATATCGTGTACAGGTAAGCCTGCTCAAAAACGGGCAGTTGATCGATCAGGTAGTACAGCCTTTAGGGTTAAGATATTATCACATAGATGCCAATAAAGGTTTTACCCTGAATGGTAAATACCTCGATCTGCACGGTGTGGGTTTTCATGAGGATGTAGAAGGGAAAGGCTCGGCCTTAGATACCGTTGATTATGACAGGGATATGCAGTTGATCAAAGAAATAGGCGCTACCGCACTTCGCTTAACACATTACCCGCATGGCAAATACTTTTATGATTTGTGCGATAGGAGTGGCATGGTGGTATGGTCGGAGATCCCATTGGTTGGCCCGGGAGGGTATACCGGTGCGGGATATTTAAAGAACCCGGAATTGGAGCAACAGGCCCGGCAGGTGCTTACCGAAATGATCCGCCAGAATTATAACCATCCATCGGTTTGTTTCTGGGGATTATTTAATGAGCTGAAACTGGATCATGACGACCCGGTACCATTTATTAAAGAGCTGAATACTTTGGCGAAAAAAGAAGACCCGAACAGGCCGACCACCTGCGCTACGTTTTTAGATAGCGACCGCTTTAACGAGGTATCCGACCTGATAGCCTGGAATAAATACTATGGCTGGTACGATGGTGAATTTAAGCAGATAGGTACCTGGGCCGATAAAGCGCATCGCAATTATCCGCAAAAGCCCGTTGCCGTAAGCGAATACGGAGCAGGCGGCAGTCCGTTTAAGCATACCGAGAACAATGTTAAACCAGATGCCGACGGAAGGTTTCATCCGGAAGAGTGGCAAACCAGCTACCACGAAGTGAACTGGCTGGAGCTAAATAAAAGGCCATTTATCTGGGGTAAGTTTGTATGGGCACTGGCCGATTTTGGCTCATCCATCCGCACAGAAGGGGATACCTCCGGCATCAACGACAAAGGCCTGGTTACCTATGACCGGAAAGTAAAAAAAGATGCTTTCTATTTTTACAAAGCCAACTGGAACCCCGAACCCATGCTCTATATCACTGACCGCAGGAACGAGGTACGAACACAGCAGGCTACGGTTATTAAAATATACAGTACCATAGCGCATGTAAAGCTAAGGGTTAATGGAGCTTTCATTGCCAATGGTGAGCCCGACGGGTTTCACATCATCCGCTGGGAAAACGTCCCGCTGCGCAAAGGAAAAAACAAAATTGAGGTAAGCGCTACTGCGGATGGAAAGGTTTTACAGGACACCTGCGAATGGACACTGGAAGATAAAAGCGGCATAACAAAAAGCAATTAA
- a CDS encoding SusC/RagA family TonB-linked outer membrane protein, which produces MDKIYSLNCQGVRMVKCFKNLLATLMILTLFIGSAYAQTRKISGTVKDSKGETLPGVSVKLKGTANGTVTDAKGTYTISVPYNNAILVFSYIGFITQEKAVGSPPVVDVVLAEQSTSLNDVVVVGYGTQKKVNLIGSVATIGAKDLENRSVTNVSSALTGLSAGVSVMQSSGKPGSDGATIRIRGMGTLNNNNALVVIDGIQGTLDAVNPDDIESISILKDAAAASIYGSLAANGVILVTTKKGSKNKTTVTYTGIASKTNPSNLPSFVTDYVRHMQLVNEGYQNLGQTPVYTAATIAQWQKADADPNGLNAIGVPNYIAYPNTNWAKVIFQNNVLQDHNLSISGGNETTQFLLSAGYTGNPGTMQNTGSDRYQFRVNLQTKATKFLTVGTQTFASLQTFGLASTSNAFNYLRQTTPGVYPYYNGKYGFPSAPEESSTANNILSYLTSTGGSDQESRINTTLFANVDLYKGLTLETKFNYQTRFEENNSYSIPFEKWDFSTNTLKQAATAPSQLSTYYDFNKNYLITLDAVLRYNTTIAKNHTIGALVGYDQYQYKYYYFDATKLGLIDPTITTLSSATTPTAATGDAYDYTLRSFFGRLNYDYKSRYLLEAVFRYDGSSKFAPANRWGFFPAFAAGWRLSEEPFMQNVNEYVGNLKLRASWGQTGNNVLNSNAALGNYDYLATYSPTAYSYNGAAVTGLAQTKFANPNLKWETTTTSNIGLDGTLFKGKMNFEIDAYRKYTTGILFTPTIPLTVGTATAATQNIAEVSNKGIEVTLGYRGQTGGLSYSVSGNFAYNFNRVEKYNGTLQQGYTTDANGNQVYSSNIGQVSSGGTTRVIQGHAINEYYLYPVYKGNGSYYNADGSVNKNGGPKDGMIRTPQDLAWLQSMMNAGYKFQPANGIGKTKIYYGDLIYADSNGDGVYGNSYDAQLTNKSSTPKYNAGLQFNVSYKGFDCFMIWAGSFGMYYYWNDTGYNNSIVSLGNAVSTLVANNHYYYNDANPSDPANNINGYYPRLKNTSDVQNAAVASNFYLYNASYVKLKNVQLGYTLPKRLTQKWSLSKIRIYVAAENLFTITKYPGLDPEIGPSVGYPTMRQYSVGLNAAF; this is translated from the coding sequence ATGGATAAAATTTACTCATTGAATTGCCAGGGTGTGCGCATGGTAAAGTGTTTTAAAAATCTCCTTGCAACCCTTATGATACTTACTTTGTTTATTGGCAGCGCCTACGCCCAAACGCGAAAGATTTCGGGTACGGTAAAAGATAGCAAAGGGGAGACGCTACCCGGGGTAAGCGTTAAATTAAAAGGTACCGCGAACGGTACGGTTACGGATGCGAAAGGTACTTATACAATTAGTGTACCTTACAATAATGCCATACTGGTGTTTTCCTATATTGGTTTTATTACCCAGGAAAAAGCTGTGGGTAGTCCGCCGGTGGTGGATGTTGTACTGGCCGAACAAAGCACCAGTCTTAACGATGTGGTAGTTGTGGGTTACGGAACCCAGAAAAAAGTTAACCTGATAGGTTCAGTAGCCACTATTGGTGCAAAAGATCTGGAAAACAGATCGGTAACCAATGTGTCATCGGCTTTAACAGGCTTGAGTGCAGGTGTATCGGTGATGCAAAGTTCTGGTAAACCGGGTTCCGACGGTGCCACCATTCGCATCAGGGGGATGGGAACCTTGAATAATAACAATGCCCTTGTAGTTATCGATGGTATACAAGGCACTTTAGATGCTGTAAACCCGGACGATATAGAAAGCATTTCTATACTAAAGGATGCCGCCGCGGCTTCTATATATGGTTCATTGGCTGCCAATGGTGTTATCCTGGTGACCACCAAAAAAGGGAGCAAAAATAAAACCACGGTAACTTATACCGGTATCGCTTCCAAAACCAACCCGAGCAACCTGCCTTCATTTGTGACCGATTATGTGAGGCACATGCAATTGGTGAATGAAGGTTACCAAAACCTGGGTCAAACACCGGTTTATACCGCGGCTACTATAGCCCAGTGGCAAAAAGCTGATGCCGATCCTAACGGGTTAAATGCCATTGGCGTACCCAATTATATTGCTTACCCTAATACCAACTGGGCAAAAGTAATTTTTCAGAATAATGTATTACAGGATCATAACCTATCCATCAGCGGCGGTAATGAAACTACCCAGTTCCTGCTATCAGCTGGTTATACGGGCAACCCGGGCACTATGCAAAATACGGGATCGGACAGGTACCAGTTCCGGGTGAATTTGCAGACCAAAGCAACCAAATTTTTAACCGTGGGTACACAAACATTTGCTTCATTGCAAACTTTTGGCCTGGCTAGCACCAGTAATGCCTTTAACTATTTAAGGCAAACTACACCGGGTGTTTATCCTTATTATAACGGTAAATATGGTTTCCCTTCGGCTCCCGAAGAATCATCAACCGCTAATAATATCCTGAGTTATTTAACCTCAACCGGCGGAAGCGACCAGGAATCCAGGATCAATACTACGCTTTTTGCTAATGTCGACCTGTATAAAGGTTTAACCCTGGAAACCAAGTTTAATTATCAGACCCGTTTCGAGGAGAATAATTCCTACAGCATTCCTTTCGAAAAATGGGATTTCTCGACCAATACCCTAAAACAGGCAGCAACCGCGCCATCGCAGCTGAGCACTTATTATGATTTTAATAAGAATTACCTCATCACACTCGACGCCGTATTGAGATATAATACCACTATTGCTAAAAATCATACCATTGGCGCTTTGGTAGGTTATGATCAGTACCAATACAAATATTACTATTTCGACGCTACCAAATTAGGTCTCATCGACCCTACAATTACCACCTTGAGTTCGGCAACTACACCAACAGCTGCCACAGGCGACGCCTATGATTATACTTTGAGATCGTTCTTCGGTCGTTTAAACTATGATTATAAATCACGCTACCTGCTGGAAGCGGTATTCAGGTATGATGGGTCATCCAAATTTGCACCGGCTAACCGCTGGGGTTTTTTCCCTGCCTTTGCTGCTGGCTGGCGCCTCTCTGAAGAGCCCTTTATGCAAAACGTGAATGAATATGTGGGCAACTTAAAGCTTCGTGCCTCCTGGGGACAAACAGGTAACAACGTGCTAAACTCCAATGCTGCATTGGGTAATTATGATTATCTGGCCACTTATAGCCCTACTGCTTATTCTTACAACGGGGCTGCGGTAACCGGTTTGGCTCAAACAAAATTTGCTAACCCCAACCTGAAGTGGGAAACTACCACCACCAGCAACATAGGTTTGGATGGAACCTTGTTTAAAGGTAAAATGAATTTTGAGATTGATGCTTATCGTAAATATACCACCGGTATCTTATTTACTCCAACCATACCATTAACAGTTGGTACGGCCACGGCGGCTACACAAAACATTGCCGAGGTATCCAATAAAGGTATCGAGGTTACCTTGGGTTATCGTGGCCAAACCGGCGGTTTAAGCTACAGCGTGTCTGGTAATTTTGCCTACAACTTTAACCGGGTCGAAAAATATAATGGTACCCTGCAGCAAGGTTACACCACCGATGCCAATGGAAACCAGGTTTATTCATCAAACATTGGTCAGGTTTCGAGCGGAGGTACCACCAGGGTTATACAGGGACATGCTATTAACGAGTACTACCTGTACCCGGTGTATAAAGGAAATGGAAGTTACTACAATGCAGATGGCTCTGTAAATAAAAATGGCGGCCCTAAAGATGGTATGATCCGTACACCGCAGGATTTGGCCTGGTTGCAGAGTATGATGAACGCAGGTTATAAATTTCAACCAGCCAATGGTATTGGCAAAACCAAGATCTATTATGGCGATTTGATCTATGCAGATAGCAATGGCGATGGTGTATATGGTAATAGTTATGACGCCCAGCTTACCAATAAGTCATCCACGCCAAAATATAATGCCGGCTTACAGTTCAATGTATCCTATAAAGGTTTTGATTGCTTTATGATATGGGCCGGAAGCTTTGGCATGTATTATTATTGGAATGATACCGGCTATAATAACTCCATTGTTTCCTTAGGTAATGCCGTAAGTACCCTGGTAGCCAATAATCACTATTATTACAATGATGCCAATCCATCAGACCCGGCTAATAATATCAACGGATATTATCCACGTTTAAAAAACACCTCTGATGTGCAGAATGCCGCGGTAGCCAGCAATTTCTATCTGTATAATGCATCGTACGTAAAATTGAAGAATGTTCAATTAGGCTATACACTTCCAAAAAGGCTAACCCAGAAATGGTCATTAAGTAAAATCAGGATCTATGTAGCCGCTGAGAATTTATTCACGATAACCAAGTACCCTGGACTTGATCCAGAAATAGGCCCAAGTGTGGGTTATCCAACCATGCGTCAATACTCTGTTGGTTTAAATGCTGCTTTTTAA